GGTTtacaataaattaaaaaaagtagTTTGATTTTTCCAAATACCAATATGTGACCAAAAAGAAATAACTAAACAAGAAGTTGAACTCCACACCAAGGAATGGTATCCCATCATTACATGGTCAGTCAGACAACTTGAACACCGTACTCATAATCGGCACGGTGAGCGAGTTAAATATCATCCCTTTCAAATGATAATCGGCACGGTGAGCAAGTAAAACAATACAAGGGCTTTACAATCACTATTTTCCTTTCAAGTGATAATGATTTATTTAATTGAAACAAAAAATATTTATCagaaattttgaaaataatgCCAAAAAAATAAAGTGTCATCTCGGCTAAACGGGTTTTGCCTTCACATTCTTCAATGGTGTAAACATAAAGTTTCCAGACAACATAGCCTCTTTATCTGCCCATTCAAACAGTTTACAACTTTGTCAAAATAAAGTTCATAGGCAACAAATATAGTTTCAAGATGCAAAAGTCTGGAGGAACATTTTCCAAGTGCCAGTATGTAAACCTTAAATGGCAAATGTTTACAGGTGAATAAGTTATAGGGAAAATATCATAATAACTTGAAGTAGTTCAGTTTAGCACTCCCAAATAAAACTGGACAAGGAAAATTTCACAAACCAGATAATTAAAAACTGAAACCTTGCTACCATGATGGAAGGATTGACTAGTTTGAATAGACAAAACTATAAGCAATTGAATGAATGAGGGAAATGGTACTAATTATAAAGACTGATTCAAATTGTgtaaagagaaaagaaaacaacATACCTGTCAAGGACAGACAACTAACTTCTCGAGAAGCATACCTGGCCATTGCCTGCATATATTAAAATGTCATAAAACAATTTAATCATTTACATTATATCCTCACGGCTCACACTCCAcacaattaaatatatatatatagacatatttatatatataatagtgatATAGATAAAGAAGAAACCAGAGAAAGAAAGAGTTTTGGCAAAAAAGAAGTAAAACACTAAAATCCGTTTTTGATTCCAATGTTTGCTCTATGCTATCTAACTGGTTTGAATTAAATGTAAGACAGACAAAGGGCAATTAGCATGTTAAGGTATTATGGGTTTGTTGTAAAGCAAATAAAAATCATGACTACATCTAACTCATCTTCATTCCTAAATACTTGTATTGATTTTCTGCAATATCAAAGACTACCGAATGCTCATAATATATTAACTTAGCATAGTCTTGTTACATAAATGCAAAGTACATGCCAACATGGATTTGTGGAATTAATGTTGTGGTTTTCTAACCAATGACTGAAATTAAAGAATTTATCCCGCATGACTGTAATTAACAATAGTAAGGGCATAATGAGAGCATGCCTGAACTGTTCGAGATGCAGTAGCATCTGGCTCTGATGAACCATCATCTGAGAAAACATTCCTGCAATGCACACCAATGCCAGTTCAGCCAAAATAAAAAATGTTCTCAATAATAAGGAAAGTACACAGATAGATTGTAACCAAGTTTGAGGAGTAAGAAGTTGGACAAGGACCAGGTAATTTCAAGACCTTACCTCCATATGACATTTTGAAGCTCACCCTGTTTAGCTTCTGGAAGAATGGCAGCATCATAAGCAACGATGTTTCCATAGAATATTCTCTCTAAATCCTTCATCCATTTAGTCAATAGTAAGTTAACCTGCAATTTCGAAGCTGAATCAACTGTCCGTATGAAAAAAGTCTAAGCCCTGTATTATGGAAAGAGCAATCGAATATTAACAAGCCAGCCTATGAAGGTTCTATTGTAAATCCCATGTATGCATAACCAGAGCTGCCTATCCTTGTATGTTCTGGAGAAAGACAAGTGGCAGGTGGCTTAACACTATACAATTTACATATACTAAAGTCACTGGCAGATTATAATGATCAACATTGTAAGAACTGAATACAAACCCCAGCTTGAGATACTCTAAGCTCCACATCATGATTATAAATCTCATACAAGTTCTGCCCAAATTCAACACCTTCTTTTCCCTCTTGTTTCAAGCGGCGCAAGCAAAGCCACATATGAAGCACAAGTAAAGAAAATGTTGTTTTAAAGGTCTTCTCCAAGTTGAACACTGCAAGTCCAAATTCAGATGAACAAAAAACTCCATTAGTACGTCAGAATGACAACTTAAGTATGGCAAGGAAGCTCAAATAGAAAGACTTAAAGGATTTGATTTTAAGATGTATACTTAGAAAAATGTGAACCAGGTAATTGGAGCCTAAACAATAAGATATATGAGACAAAAAGACTCTTCATTAAAAGTCAGGAAGTCAAATGCATTCACAGCACGACTTTTCTTTCAGTCCACTACTAGGCtaagctttataaaataatcATGAAGCACCATTAAATTGATAATAAACTAAAAGATATATCAAATGCAATAATACTTGATGTAGTACTTATGAAGATGACTCAATTACAAGACTTTAGCATGACAACATAAACAGGAACAGAACCAaggaaaataatataattagtaataaGTTTTAAGATGAGCCAGATAAATAGAAACCTTAATATATAAGAGCCAATAATGGCACAAAAACAACCTTAACAAAACCTCACCATTATAACAAACCCAAGTCAAAATTTgcaaaacacaatcaaaacatAACAGCAAAACCAAAACATAGCTAGAATTTGGCACAAACCAACCCCATTCCAgtaaaatttcaaaaaatactTGTTACCATAGCTATTGACCGTAAAAATCAAACCCAAAAAATCATACTCTTTCGTCATTTTCTCTTCCCATTTGAGTTAATTCTACATGACCATTTGGAAAATTTGGATCACTAATGCTTTCTTTCGGTGTTTATTTTCCCCCTTTTTCTTTCAATCAATATTGGATCACACTAAATGGCTAAGGTGCAAGCTAAGTTTCAAACATATAATTCCTAAAAGTGTAATATGTCTACATCATTGCCCTATTATGAGAGCATTAGttcctaaaatatatatatgaaagtaAAATGAATTTAACAAAAAAAGTTTCCAAATTGTTATTATAATGTCACTTAAAATAGCAACTCGATTTTACACACTGTGTGTGTGTGAACTAAATGATGTTAATAAAAATTTCACCTTCATAAATTGCAGGTTCGTCAACTTGTGAGGTAATCCGCGAGTAAACTGCATTTGCCCCCCTAATAGATCTGCTTTGTTTGGAATAAAACAGCATCAGCTTGAGCATAATATGCTTAATGCCTTGATATTTTGGCTCTTCAATTCTCAGTGGGGAAGAGGGATCCAAAGCCAATGAGCAGGGCTTGGACCAAAACATTTTATCCAGATTAACCTGTTGAATGTTGGCAAACCAGTTTTCAGGAACAATATAATAGTACAGCAGTGTCCAGAATATGATTTCAAACTTACCAACAGATTTAATATAACCAACAACTGTACATgctgatatttattttaaaaacacaATCCAAGAGGCATGTATTAGTATTTGCAATCATTTAATAAATGACAAGAGTCATAAATCACCTAAAGATTGCACACAAAACCATCCTTTAGTTTTCTGTTTTTGTATTTCAGAAACAAAACGTCTACTTGTATTAAAGGGAAATATCATCCAACACTAAATTCAGTAAGATATAAATGCAACAAAAAGCAAATGATTCTTAAACATAAAGCTAGAAATAGCAGTGAAGTTTAAAAGCAAAAAGGGTACCTCAAAAACCTACCGCAGTTTCGTTAGGAAATCTCATTTCCACGTTATCAGCCGTAGTAGTAGGAGCCACAGTTGCAGCAGCCTTCTTGTAATTTTGACGTGAAATGACATAGAAATCATTTCTAAAATTCAAGTTCTTCTGTGACTGTGATCCCAGTCTTGACAGATGAGAAAAGGCCCTGTTCCATCTTTGCAACATTGTGAAATACCTAATGGATTCAAACAAACATTAAGAAAAGACATAACAAATCACACCCCATAAAAGACCAAATGTTTTCTATACCTTTTTCTTTTGGGGGGTTACCCCATTACCAAAAACAAGCATTACCCAGCTATGGTTAATCAGTTAGCTCAAACACAATCACTAATACTAAAAACGCATCATAAAGAAGAGAACCCAGTTGTGATATCCTTTCATCTTTCAATTCATTCAAACTAACAAAGAATACGTATACAAAGGCAATGAGTTTCAATCTGGTTTACCTTTCAAAACAAACGCTTCTCTGCTTTCACTACTGAGGCCTAAACAAGGTTCAGTGCCAGTGCTGGTTAGCGAGTAACAAAATGAATCATAAACCTCAGGGGACAGAGAAAGATTAAAGGAAATCTAACGGCTAGGAGTGGTAGGGCGTGGCAGTGTGCGTTGCCCCATAGTTGGAAATCAGTATTTTCATAACTTCACAAGTTTTACCAAAGAAATTAAAGAAGCATGGTTTCGCAGCTTCCGCTTTCGTCCCAATTCTATACAAGCCCTTACTTTTCTTCGTTCCAAACCAATTACAACTTAATGTAAAATCTCTGTAAACGGGCTAACAAAACTGATGGTGGACTCTCATAGAAGAATTGCCCAAAATTATTTTAGAGAAAATTACACATTTTATGGTTTTTAAAatatttgtgcaaaaatatggctttttttacaagagttattttatgattttttttattaaaattcttAAATTATGGgttttattttcccatatttttgtataaattggtGATTAAGCCATAGTTTTGttgttaattaaaaattttaaattgggAGGTTAATTTTGTCAtttcaattttattgtttttacttattttataaatctttttattttttatatttatttattatttcaaatcattttttttataaaatttaattgtttttatttatattgtattatataactatttttatattaaattattattatatataacgtttttaattgttttaaaaaAGTTAACTAGAacgtttttatatattttaatattatataattattttattaatttattatcatttactattttttattattgtaattattttttatatataattttttttactatacataattttttttcaaatcaatTTTTCCACATTTTATTTTACAGTATGATTTTTCTATTACTATACTTATTTTTatctataattttatttaatatatgtaaaaaaaattcaaaataaacttctatttttgagctTTATCTTTCACATATGTTTTTTTTACTTTACAGGTTTTCTTTTTTAAGTATAggttaagtaactagttaccttctcattttcatatatattttcttttaaagatTTAAGGGTAACTCGTTATCATCttaaaggtaaccagttacctataaTATCGATAACTGGTTTACCATCAGGATAACCTATTACGATCTTAAGTGTAACCGGTTATCGTTGGGGTAATTATTTACCTTCATAGTAATATGTTAGGGTTacctaaggtaaccagttactattTTGGATAATTTGACCTCCGCTGTCTTAAAATAAATATGAAGTAGATATTGCTTTGACATATTTCATTTCAATCCCTTCATGTGGCAAGCATGCATGTTTGTCAAATTATTGTACTTATACATAAATATTTTAACAGACAATTCTCATTAGTAAATCCAATAATCATCCTTTACCATACagcaaatattttattaaataatacatCAATAATGTAAAAAGGCACTTCAGGCATTTTGAAAGTTCTACTGAAGTACTAAACATTCCAATAAAAAATTATTAGCTGAAAAATAGTTTGAGCCTCCTGTGCTTACAAAATTGATACCTCAAAATAAAAGTTAGCATTTTCCATTTGCTGATGCAGCTGTAAAAAAAACATAAGACTGGTTTTAGAGAATAATCCTTTGCAAAAAAAATCTGCTAACCAAGAGCTTACACTAACCAGTATAATAACATGAGAAACACTTGGAACAAAATTGAGCAAACATTTCCTGAATGTTACAAAAGTAGCTGGTTTAGCTAATAATTTACAATCAACAAATACACATGAACAAATACCAATGTTGATAcatcatgtaaatcatatatctAACCAGGAGAATTTAAAAAGattcaaaaattataaacataTGATATCTAATCATCTTCTCAATAGCTAGTTTACCTAAATTGTTGTTTAATGACTACACATGAACAAGTATCTAGTAAGATGAGTCGATAAACCATATATCTAAGTAGAGCAATCCAAAATAATATGAATAATACAATCTGATATCCCTAATTGAACAAAACTAGAAATGATCACGAGAAAACTAATTATGTCAAAAGTAGCTTTGAACTTGAAATGGATACAACTAGTCAAAAAATGCTATGGTTTTATTTTATACAATGCTCATACCATATCATTCACACTCCACTGCGTACATATTTCACATGTAAGTTAATATCTTGGATATAGTTTTGTAAGGAAAAGGTTAAGTTGATATATGTGTCCAAGATAAAGCATATAAAGAATGGCTATTGAAAATACCTTGTTCTCCCAAACCATTCATCTAGAATGAAAAAAGAATTCCTCATTAAACACAATGTGCTATCAAAAGTGACCAAGTTACTAAAGTAAATTTGATACGGATATAATTTCTTACACAGTTCATTGTTATCGTCTATACTTCACCTGGGCAAAGAGAGAAAGAAGCTAAATATGAGTTGCAGATCCAGATCATGTAAGAGATAAAAAAGAAACAATGCCATAATTCCAAGGCAAGAATTATGTTATACAGTGGTTCTAGTCATTCCTCTTCCAAAAACTCTCCATTGCACTGTAGTATTGATACGAGTAATTCCAAGAATCTGAAACTCATAAAACCAAATTTGTATGCACCATACACAAAAATTGAATCTCCATTTTAACCGGCTAAACAATTAAAAAAACTCTAATATATACTAACCAGAATAAAACCAGAGCCAGAGAGAAAGACGACTCAGGCTTGGTTGACAAACTTGAAGAACTAATCGGTGAAGTAAGTGGAATCGGGGAGGAGGGTCTTTTTCATATATACCCACATACTTAACTAAATATAACCAGCATCAAACTCTTAACTAAATATACCCGATTTTATAGCTGTGATTCCTATATTACCCTTACTCATACCGGTTTTATAGTTATAGCTCTTTCTTCCTGAATCGATATCTTCCTCTCCCATCAATTTTTTCCACCACCATCGATTT
This genomic interval from Humulus lupulus chromosome 8, drHumLupu1.1, whole genome shotgun sequence contains the following:
- the LOC133798057 gene encoding uncharacterized protein LOC133798057, yielding MLQRWNRAFSHLSRLGSQSQKNLNFRNDFYVISRQNYKKAAATVAPTTTADNVEMRFPNETAVNLDKMFWSKPCSLALDPSSPLRIEEPKYQGIKHIMLKLMLFYSKQSRSIRGANAVYSRITSQVDEPAIYEVFNLEKTFKTTFSLLVLHMWLCLRRLKQEGKEGVEFGQNLYEIYNHDVELRVSQAGVNLLLTKWMKDLERIFYGNIVAYDAAILPEAKQGELQNVIWRNVFSDDGSSEPDATASRTVQAMARYASREVSCLSLTDKEAMLSGNFMFTPLKNVKAKPV